From the Daucus carota subsp. sativus chromosome 8, DH1 v3.0, whole genome shotgun sequence genome, one window contains:
- the LOC108199060 gene encoding non-specific lipid transfer protein GPI-anchored 20-like, whose product MAVEFVNLSRSLSALTIVMIVLILPVHGQINTACSPSALTSFTSCINFITNSTANGTSPTTDCCNSLRTITTSSTDCLCLIVTGSVPFQIPINRTLAIALPRACNMPGVPLQCKASVAPLPAPGPSALGPTLSPGFSPSASPEASSVPEAHSPAMTPESNATPALTPPSDTAGAGAGAPTTNSGIRPVLTPSAASALSSFYPTVLLAVIVATFLKYLY is encoded by the exons ATGGCTGTAGAATTTGTAAATCTTTCGCGCTCTCTGTCGGCTTTAACCATAGTCATGATTGTCCTCATTTTGCCAGTTCACGGGCAGATCAACACAGCCTGCAGTCCCTCAGCATTGACAAGCTTCACTTCTTGCATTAATTTTATCACGAATAGCACCGCCAATGGAACCTCACCAACTACAGATTGTTGTAATTCTCTCAGGACCATTACAACTAGTAGTACAGATTGTCTTTGCCTTATTGTAACTGGAAGTGTTCCCTTTCAAATTCCCATTAACCGTACCCTCGCCATTGCTCTCCCTCGCGCTTGTAACATGCCTGGTGTACCTCTGCAATGCAAAG CATCTGTCGCGCCTCTTCCTGCTCCAG GTCCATCCGCACTTGGTCCAACTCTGTCACCTGGATTTTCTCCTTCTGCTAGTCCTGAAG CTTCCAGTGTTCCTGAAGCACATTCACCAGCTATGACTCCAGAATCTAATGCAACTCCAGCTTTGACTCCACCGTCTGATACAGCAGGAGCAGGAGCAGGAGCTCCAACTACAAATTCAGGGATCCGGCCAGTTCTCACTCCATCTGCTGCAAGTGCATTGTCTAGTTTTTACCCAACAGTCCTTCTAGCCGTGATAGTAGCTACATTCTTGAAGTATTTGTACTAG
- the LOC108199944 gene encoding folate-biopterin transporter 1, chloroplastic isoform X2 → MATWTSTSSSSSSVSNNSIFSCFSIPPVFSQICRRNFTPFAGPRKKRRRPPPENMSVTVPISPPAPLLYDDDEPFLDFTTRNRDLMTGQVEVDDTTPSKNFPRRKKYSLGPVKCFGVELTPDNIAVAMVYFVQGVLGLSRLAVGFYLKDDLHLDPAETAVISGFSSLPWLIKPIYGFISDSVPLFGYRRRSYLILSGLLGALSWSLMATLVDGKYAAAFSILMGSLSVAFSDVVVDSMVVERARGESQSMSGSLQSLCWGSSAFGGIVSAYFSGSLVEAYGVRFVFGVTALLPLLTSAVAVLVKEQPVIASAWRQNNSLADPGFLDTFKTSIVELWKAVRQRSVFLPTLFIFLWQATPHSESAMFYFTTNKLGFTPEFLGRVKLVTSVASLLGVGLYNGFLKNVPLRKIFLITTVFGTALGLTQVFLVMGINRQFGISDEWFAIGDSLIITVLGQASFMPVLVLAARLCPEGMEATLFATLMSVSNGGSVLGGLLGAGLTQYLGVTKDRFDNLALLLILCNLSSLLPLPLLGLLPRDNSDANSKT, encoded by the exons ATGGCTACGTGGACATCAACATCATCGTCATCATCTTCTGTTTCAAACAACTCTATTTTCTCATGCTTTTCTATCCCTCCCGTCTTTTCTCAGATCTGCCGGAGAAACTTCACCCCCTTCGCCGGACCTCGCAAAAAGCGCCGCCGCCCCCCGCCGGAAAACATGTCCGTCACCGTTCCTATTTCCCCGCCGGCGCCCCTTCTCTACGATGACGATGAGCCTTTTCTGGATTTCACAACTC GGAATAGGGATTTAATGACTGGACAAGTTGAAGTAGATGATACCACTCCCAGTAAAAATTTTCCACGCAGGAAAAAATATTCTCTCGGCCCTGTAAAATGCTTTGGTGTGGAATTGACCCCGGATAACATTGCAGTTGCTATGGTGTATTTTGTCCAAGGCGTCTTAGGGTTGTCAAGGCTTGCTGTTGGCTTTTACTTGAAAGATGATCTGCATCTAGATCCTGCAGAG ACAGCCGTGATATCCGGGTTCTCGTCATTGCCATGGCTTATCAAGCCTATATACGGGTTTATCAG TGATTCAGTCCCACTATTTGGATATCGCCGAAGGTCATACCTGATTTTGTCAGGACTTTTAGGAGCCTTATCCTGGAGTCTGATGGCAACCCTTGTTGATGGAAAGTATGCTGCTGCTTTTTCAATACTCATGGGGTCTCTCTCTGTTGCCTTCTCAGATGTC GTTGTAGATTCAATGGTTGTAGAGAGGGCTCGTGGTGAGTCACAAAGCATGTCAGGATCTCTTCAGTCATTATGTTGGGGTTCGTCTGCTTTTGGTGGAATTGTGAGTGCGTACTTCAGTGGATCTTTAGTCGAAGCTTATGGTGTCAG GTTTGTCTTTGGTGTTACTGCATTGCTTCCGTTGTTGACATCAGCAGTTGCAGTACTTGTAAAAGAGCAGCCTGTGATTGCCTCAGCATGGAGACAGAATAATAGTCTGGCTGATCCAGGCTTTCTTGATACCTTCAAAACTAGCATTGTGGAGTTGTGGAAAGCTGTCAGGCAACGAAGTGTATTCCTTCCAACTCTGTTTATCTTTCTGTGGCAGGCCACACCCCATTCGGAATCAGCCATGTTTTACTTTAC CACAAATAAACTTGGTTTCACCCCAGAGTTCTTAGGACGAGTCAAGCTTGTTACTTCAGTCGCTTCTCTTCTGGGTGTTGGACTATATAATGGTTTCCTGAAAAATGTTCCATTGCGGAAAATATTTCTCATAACAACTGTTTTTGGAACGGCTCTTGGGTTGACCcag GTATTTCTTGTAATGGGAATAAATCGGCAATTCGGCATAAGCGATGAATGGTTTGCAATTGGGGATTCGTTGATTATTACAGTTCTTGgccaa GCTTCGTTTATGCCCGTGCTTGTGCTAGCAGCGAGATTATGCCCAGAGGGGATGGAAGCAACACTTTTTGCAACTCTTATGTCTGTATCCAATGGAGGGAGTGTTCTAGGAGGTCTGCTTGGCGCTGGTCTTACTCAGTATTTGGGTGTTACAAAGGACAGGTTTGACAACTTGGCCTTACTGCTAATTCTTTGCAATTTGAGCTCCTTGTTACCTTTACCGCTACTCGGCCTCCTTCCACGTGATAATTCTGATGCAAATTCAAAG ACTTGA
- the LOC108199944 gene encoding folate-biopterin transporter 1, chloroplastic isoform X1 → MATWTSTSSSSSSVSNNSIFSCFSIPPVFSQICRRNFTPFAGPRKKRRRPPPENMSVTVPISPPAPLLYDDDEPFLDFTTRNRDLMTGQVEVDDTTPSKNFPRRKKYSLGPVKCFGVELTPDNIAVAMVYFVQGVLGLSRLAVGFYLKDDLHLDPAETAVISGFSSLPWLIKPIYGFISDSVPLFGYRRRSYLILSGLLGALSWSLMATLVDGKYAAAFSILMGSLSVAFSDVVVDSMVVERARGESQSMSGSLQSLCWGSSAFGGIVSAYFSGSLVEAYGVRFVFGVTALLPLLTSAVAVLVKEQPVIASAWRQNNSLADPGFLDTFKTSIVELWKAVRQRSVFLPTLFIFLWQATPHSESAMFYFTTNKLGFTPEFLGRVKLVTSVASLLGVGLYNGFLKNVPLRKIFLITTVFGTALGLTQVFLVMGINRQFGISDEWFAIGDSLIITVLGQASFMPVLVLAARLCPEGMEATLFATLMSVSNGGSVLGGLLGAGLTQYLGVTKDRFDNLALLLILCNLSSLLPLPLLGLLPRDNSDANSKVSNDIAIKSN, encoded by the exons ATGGCTACGTGGACATCAACATCATCGTCATCATCTTCTGTTTCAAACAACTCTATTTTCTCATGCTTTTCTATCCCTCCCGTCTTTTCTCAGATCTGCCGGAGAAACTTCACCCCCTTCGCCGGACCTCGCAAAAAGCGCCGCCGCCCCCCGCCGGAAAACATGTCCGTCACCGTTCCTATTTCCCCGCCGGCGCCCCTTCTCTACGATGACGATGAGCCTTTTCTGGATTTCACAACTC GGAATAGGGATTTAATGACTGGACAAGTTGAAGTAGATGATACCACTCCCAGTAAAAATTTTCCACGCAGGAAAAAATATTCTCTCGGCCCTGTAAAATGCTTTGGTGTGGAATTGACCCCGGATAACATTGCAGTTGCTATGGTGTATTTTGTCCAAGGCGTCTTAGGGTTGTCAAGGCTTGCTGTTGGCTTTTACTTGAAAGATGATCTGCATCTAGATCCTGCAGAG ACAGCCGTGATATCCGGGTTCTCGTCATTGCCATGGCTTATCAAGCCTATATACGGGTTTATCAG TGATTCAGTCCCACTATTTGGATATCGCCGAAGGTCATACCTGATTTTGTCAGGACTTTTAGGAGCCTTATCCTGGAGTCTGATGGCAACCCTTGTTGATGGAAAGTATGCTGCTGCTTTTTCAATACTCATGGGGTCTCTCTCTGTTGCCTTCTCAGATGTC GTTGTAGATTCAATGGTTGTAGAGAGGGCTCGTGGTGAGTCACAAAGCATGTCAGGATCTCTTCAGTCATTATGTTGGGGTTCGTCTGCTTTTGGTGGAATTGTGAGTGCGTACTTCAGTGGATCTTTAGTCGAAGCTTATGGTGTCAG GTTTGTCTTTGGTGTTACTGCATTGCTTCCGTTGTTGACATCAGCAGTTGCAGTACTTGTAAAAGAGCAGCCTGTGATTGCCTCAGCATGGAGACAGAATAATAGTCTGGCTGATCCAGGCTTTCTTGATACCTTCAAAACTAGCATTGTGGAGTTGTGGAAAGCTGTCAGGCAACGAAGTGTATTCCTTCCAACTCTGTTTATCTTTCTGTGGCAGGCCACACCCCATTCGGAATCAGCCATGTTTTACTTTAC CACAAATAAACTTGGTTTCACCCCAGAGTTCTTAGGACGAGTCAAGCTTGTTACTTCAGTCGCTTCTCTTCTGGGTGTTGGACTATATAATGGTTTCCTGAAAAATGTTCCATTGCGGAAAATATTTCTCATAACAACTGTTTTTGGAACGGCTCTTGGGTTGACCcag GTATTTCTTGTAATGGGAATAAATCGGCAATTCGGCATAAGCGATGAATGGTTTGCAATTGGGGATTCGTTGATTATTACAGTTCTTGgccaa GCTTCGTTTATGCCCGTGCTTGTGCTAGCAGCGAGATTATGCCCAGAGGGGATGGAAGCAACACTTTTTGCAACTCTTATGTCTGTATCCAATGGAGGGAGTGTTCTAGGAGGTCTGCTTGGCGCTGGTCTTACTCAGTATTTGGGTGTTACAAAGGACAGGTTTGACAACTTGGCCTTACTGCTAATTCTTTGCAATTTGAGCTCCTTGTTACCTTTACCGCTACTCGGCCTCCTTCCACGTGATAATTCTGATGCAAATTCAAAGGTGAGTAATGATATCGCGATAAAATCTAACTGA
- the LOC108198450 gene encoding non-specific lipid transfer protein GPI-anchored 25, with product MKSQITLLLIFSSLLLVSAAPPPPQTIRSPPPPPPRPLQSPPPPPRRRLRSPPPPLPPARPPPPPPALGCTTQVLAFSVCLPYISDPPNNLTTSPSPLCCNAYDSAFRAGEANCLCYLARTAMMFGFPVNTIKMYSLSSFCPLSDSGSEGLGTLQSICSVSAALPPLSSTPGSGFSTPHNFDIGNSLPPITSSLPKPDGGLSPPEPADQGPSETTTPVISYNVSSASEQLSKTLICIISHTLILAVSMLYRLYHCTFSS from the exons ATGAAATCACAAATCACTCTCCTTCTCATCTTCTCATCTCTCCTCCTCGTCTCCGCCGCACCGCCACCACCACAAACTATCCGATcaccaccaccgccaccaccacGACCTCTCCAATCACCACCGCCGCCACCACGACGTCGTCTCCGATCACCGCCACCTCCATTACCACCAGCACGTCCACCGCCTCCTCCACCAGCTCTCGGATGCACCACGCAAGTCCTCGCTTTCTCCGTTTGCCTCCCGTACATCTCTGATCCACCTAACAACCTCACTACCTCGCCTTCGCCTCTCTGCTGCAACGCCTACGACTCCGCGTTTCGTGCTGGTGAAGCTAATTGCCTCTGTTACCTGGCGCGTACTGCTATGATGTTTGGATTTCCGGTTAATACTATAAAGATGTACTCGCTGTCGTCGTTTTGTCCGTTGAGTGATAGTGGATCGGAAGGACTCGGAACTCTTCAGTCTATTTGCTCAG TGTCAGCTGCACTTCCTCCTCTCAGCAGCACACCAG GGTCAGGGTTTTCCACACCTCACAATTTTG ATATTGGGAATTCTCTGCCTCCCATTACCTCGTCACTGCCAAAACCTGATGGTGGTCTATCCCCACCAGAACCTGCTGACCAAGGACCCTCCGAAACTACCACACCAGTGATTTCTTACAATGTGTCATCTGCATCAGAACAGCTTTCTAAGACCCTCATTTGCATAATATCACATACTCTAATCCTTGCTGTGTCCATGTTATACCGCCTTTACCACTGCACCTTCAGTTCTTAG